The proteins below are encoded in one region of Scophthalmus maximus strain ysfricsl-2021 chromosome 4, ASM2237912v1, whole genome shotgun sequence:
- the cbfa2t3 gene encoding protein CBFA2T3 isoform X3, producing MSAEIHLERRKNVDLRGETPASAFAPRVPTVTLINHRELRDKHTGHRLQRGSLDPKLAPSSRYRCGEGSRVQKVGTMPDSPADVKTQPRSTPPTMPPPPPAVSQATNRSASFTPTTSKSMLNGSSHSPTSLNGAPSTPNGFSNGPAMSSTASLSNQQLPPACGARQLCKLKRFLTTLQQFGNDISPEIGERVRSLVLGLVNSTLTIEEFHSKLHEATNFPLRPFVIPFLKANLPLLQRELLHCARLAKQTPAQYLAQHEQLLLDANASSPLDSSEIMLEMNEHGKRRTPDRTKDSSERDGLHPEHLAKRPCTISPSQRFSPSTGLPAHPPPNGLPTHPPNGLSHPPNPQMGPQHYRLEDMALAHQYRDAYRHNEHRDARDRHRQTAVHGARQEEVIDHRLTDREWAEEWKHLDNLLNCIMDMVEKTRRSLTVLRRCQEADREEMNHWIRRYSDVEEMKKGGSNGQHCLPPPLPPPTHHHNSSSNTASSSESLPIGTPSAAERQTGRQTEIHRDFLHRPPSGYLPEEIWRKAGTTSIPLSPALKHLQSKQEEAVNEVKRQAMSELQKAVSDAERKAHEMISAERSKMERALAEAKRQASEDALTVINQQEDSSESCWNCGRKASETCSGCNTARYCGSFCQHKDWEKHHHVCGQGLQGLPGGSSVPLGTPSSAPPTHTESAPPGPLSLAGQSSIVAGAGSGSGSVSASPKESSSSSASRSTTPATPALLEATSR from the exons GTAGCAGAGTGCAGAAGGTTGGAACAATGCCAGATTCACCTGCGGATGTGAAAACCCAGCCCAGGTCCACCCCACCCACCATGCCTCCACCACCCCCGGCTGTCAGCCAAGCAACCAATCGCAGCGCTTCATTCACCCCCACCACCAGTAAATCAA TGCTGAATGGAAGCAGCCACTCTCCGACGTCGCTGAATGGTGCTCCGTCCACTCCGAACGGCTTCAGTAACGGCCCGGCCATGTCCTCGACGGCCTCGCTGTCCAACCAGCAGCTCCCACCAGCGTGTGGCGCCCGGCAGCTCTGCAAGCTGAAGCGCTTCCTGACCACGCTGCAGCAGTTTGGCAACGACATTTCGCCGGAGATCGGAGAGAGGGTGCGCAGCCTTGTGCTGGGGCTGGTG AACTCCACCCTTACTATCGAAGAGTTTCACTCCAAACTTCACGAGGCCACCAATTTCCCACTGAGGCCATTCGTCATTCCCTTCCTGAAG GCAaacctgcctctgctgcagagagagttGCTCCACTGTGCCAGGTTAGCCAAGCAGACTCCAGCTCAGTATCTGGCTCAACACGAGCAGCTCCTCCTGGACGCCAATGCCAGCTCGCCCCTCGACTCCTCCGAGATCATGCTGGAGATGAATGAACACGGCAAGAGGAGGACCCCTGACAG GACCAAAGACAGCTCAGAGAGAGATGGCTTGCACCCAGAGCACCTGGCTAAGAGGCCCTGCACCATCAGCCCGAGCCAACGCTTCAGCCCCAGCACGGGTCTTCCTGCTCACCCACCTCCCAATGGCCTCCCCACGCACCCTCCCAACGGCCTATcccacccacccaacccccAAATGGGACCCCAGCACTATCGCTTAGAAGACATGGCCCTCGCGCACCAGTACAGAGATGCTTACAGACACAACGAACACCGTGACGCCCGGGACAGGCACCGGCAGACAG CAGTGCATGGAGCTCGCCAAGAGGAGGTGATCGACCACCGTCTCACAGACCGAGAGTGGGCAGAGGAATGGAAGCACCTCGATAAT CTCCTGAACTGCATCATGGATATGGTGGAGAAGACGCGGCGCTCCCTGACGGTGCTGCGCCGCTGCCAGGAGGCCGACCGCGAGGAGATGAATCACTGGATTCGGCGCTACAGTGAcgtggaggagatgaaaaaaggTGGGAGCAACGGACAGcactgccttcctcctcctcttcctcctcctactcatCACCACAACTCCTCCTCCAACACAGCTAGCAGCAGCGAGTCACTGCCCATAGGAACTCCCTCGGCTGCCGaaaggcagacaggcagacagacag agatCCACCGGGACTTCTTACACAGGCCTCCCTCAGGATACCTGCCAGAAGAAATCTGGAGGAAAGCTG GTACCACAAGCATCCCGCTCTCCCCGGCACTAAAGCACCTCCAAAGCAAGCAGG AGGAGGCTGTGAATGAGGTGAAGCGACAGGCgatgtcagagctgcagaaggCCGTGTCGGACGCAGAGAGGAAGGCTCATGAGATGATTTCAGCCGAACGCTCCAAAATGGAGCGGGCGCTGGCCGAGGCCAAGAGGCAAGCCTCGGAGGACGCACTAACAGTCATCAACCAACAGGAGGACTCCAGTGAA AGCTGCTGGAACTGCGGGAGGAAGGCCAGTGAGACGTGCAGCGGCTGCAACACGGCTCGCTATTGCGGTTCCTTCTGCCAACACAAAGACTGGGAAAAGCACCACCACGTCTGTGGTCAGGGCCTGCAGGGGCTGCCAGGGGGCAGCAGTGTCCCTCTGGGCACCCCCTCCTCAGCGCCCCCCACCCACACGGAGAGCGCTCCTCCAGGACCCCTGTCCCTGGCAGGACAGAGCAGTATTGTGGCAGGGGCCGGCAGCGGCAGCGGAAGTGTCTCTGCGAGCCCCAAGGAGAGCAGTTCCAGCAGTGCCTCTCGCTCCACGACTCCGGCCACCCCCGCCCTCCTGGAGGCCACCTCTCGCTGA